One part of the Pseudomonadota bacterium genome encodes these proteins:
- a CDS encoding glutamine synthetase family protein, with the protein MSAGEEWPILFSGGEDEVMTWLRGHGVERIRVEYSDFGGIARGKAVSLGQFEHAMHHGVAFCASVFAFSMNADVVPGTDYAESIGYGDFIVKPDLSTLRLLRHEGGAALVMGPIVWPNGSVVEGCPRNVLERVAKRAADMGFTAHAAPEFEFYLLDENHELIDDGLQCYSMQKRTKFLAEELALLEAASAHGQLENSHYEYGPGQYEMTMRYREIRRMADDGHLFRATLKEAAMNIDRRITFMAKPFDGATGNSCHMHLSLTDKDGKNVFAAPDAPDRISDTLRHFIGGVLAHMPELTAIFFPNSNSYRRLVPANFAPISLVWAVDNRTAAVRVLNEAAESTRAELRVCGGDIQVHLGMAAYLAAGLDGIEKGTDPGAAASGDLDAQDVPRLPDDWGDALDAFDASSWVKEALGEEFCRNFSVVKRFEYNAFRRTVPETERKSYIEFL; encoded by the coding sequence ATGTCAGCGGGAGAAGAATGGCCGATTCTATTCAGCGGCGGCGAGGACGAGGTCATGACCTGGCTGCGCGGCCATGGTGTCGAGCGCATTCGGGTCGAGTACTCTGATTTTGGCGGTATCGCGCGCGGCAAGGCGGTCTCTTTGGGGCAATTCGAACACGCCATGCATCACGGCGTGGCCTTTTGCGCCAGCGTATTCGCTTTCTCCATGAACGCAGATGTGGTGCCGGGCACGGATTACGCCGAATCCATCGGCTATGGCGATTTCATCGTCAAACCGGATCTTTCAACGCTCCGCCTGCTGCGCCATGAGGGCGGCGCGGCGCTGGTGATGGGCCCCATCGTATGGCCGAACGGCTCAGTGGTGGAAGGCTGTCCGCGCAATGTTCTCGAGCGGGTGGCCAAGCGTGCGGCAGATATGGGCTTTACCGCCCATGCCGCGCCGGAGTTTGAGTTTTACCTGCTCGATGAGAATCACGAGCTGATCGATGACGGCCTGCAATGCTATTCGATGCAAAAGCGCACGAAATTCTTGGCCGAGGAATTGGCCCTTCTCGAAGCCGCTTCGGCGCATGGCCAGTTGGAAAACAGCCATTACGAGTACGGCCCCGGACAGTATGAAATGACCATGCGTTACCGGGAAATCCGCCGGATGGCCGATGACGGGCATTTGTTCCGCGCCACGCTTAAAGAGGCGGCGATGAATATCGACCGGCGCATCACTTTCATGGCCAAGCCGTTCGACGGCGCCACTGGAAACTCCTGCCATATGCATCTGTCGCTGACCGATAAAGACGGCAAGAACGTTTTCGCGGCGCCCGATGCGCCCGATCGTATCAGCGATACCCTCCGCCATTTCATCGGCGGCGTGCTCGCCCATATGCCCGAGCTGACCGCGATCTTTTTCCCCAATTCAAATTCCTACCGTCGGCTGGTGCCGGCGAATTTTGCGCCAATTTCCCTCGTCTGGGCGGTCGACAATCGCACCGCGGCGGTGCGCGTGCTTAACGAGGCGGCTGAATCAACGCGCGCCGAGCTGCGCGTTTGCGGCGGCGATATTCAAGTCCATTTGGGGATGGCCGCCTATCTCGCGGCCGGGCTGGACGGGATTGAGAAAGGCACTGACCCCGGGGCCGCGGCCAGTGGCGATCTCGACGCGCAGGATGTCCCGCGCCTGCCCGATGATTGGGGCGATGCGCTCGACGCCTTTGACGCCTCGTCCTGGGTAAAAGAAGCGCTCGGCGAGGAATTTTGCCGCAACTTCAGCGTCGTCAAACGCTTCGAATATAATGCCTTCCGTCGCACCGTGCCCGAGACCGAACGCAAGAGCTATATCGAGTTCCTGTAG
- a CDS encoding DMT family transporter, whose product MSEATPAAPARHIGPFALFILLLAGLIYSLLFPMNRIATENGVPPLGYVVWVSLGGGVLMLIACVLTGKLPRLGRRHVVTYVVGGALSIAAPMTLLALAAPRLPSSVITMIVVLAPILSFVFALPVKLERFRWLGLVGLLCALAGVLLILVPEASLPEPGMVGWVLLTLLVPVVFALFNIFIDLYAPPQEGGLQLGTGILLAAGLMMLPITAIVGGFHIFPGPSAEGDLAVLYATLINAVRWWLMFIIIRMAGAIFVSQTAYIIVLGGFGWQALFFGGEVSGYIWAAAGLLLLGLAVNTLSKMRQQRLARPRYRNSI is encoded by the coding sequence ATGAGCGAAGCGACACCGGCGGCGCCAGCCCGCCATATCGGGCCGTTTGCGCTGTTCATACTTCTCCTTGCAGGGCTGATCTACAGCCTGCTGTTTCCTATGAACCGGATCGCCACGGAAAATGGTGTGCCACCGCTCGGCTACGTCGTGTGGGTATCGCTCGGCGGCGGCGTGCTGATGCTGATTGCCTGTGTTTTGACCGGAAAATTACCGCGCCTCGGACGCCGCCATGTAGTGACTTATGTCGTCGGTGGCGCGCTTAGCATCGCGGCGCCAATGACGCTGCTCGCCCTCGCCGCACCGCGCCTGCCCTCGAGCGTTATCACCATGATCGTCGTTCTGGCGCCGATCCTTAGTTTCGTCTTTGCCTTGCCGGTCAAGCTTGAGCGCTTTCGCTGGCTTGGCCTGGTCGGGCTGCTCTGTGCCCTGGCTGGCGTGTTGCTGATTCTGGTGCCCGAGGCGAGCCTGCCGGAGCCCGGCATGGTGGGCTGGGTTCTCCTTACCCTGCTCGTCCCGGTGGTCTTCGCGCTGTTCAATATCTTTATCGACCTCTACGCGCCGCCGCAGGAAGGCGGGCTGCAACTCGGCACCGGCATTTTGCTAGCGGCCGGATTGATGATGCTGCCGATCACCGCCATCGTCGGCGGATTTCATATCTTCCCGGGGCCGAGCGCCGAAGGTGATCTCGCCGTCCTCTACGCCACCCTGATCAACGCTGTACGCTGGTGGCTGATGTTCATTATCATCCGCATGGCGGGCGCGATATTCGTCTCACAAACCGCCTACATCATCGTTCTCGGCGGTTTCGGTTGGCAGGCGCTATTTTTCGGTGGCGAGGTGAGCGGCTATATCTGGGCCGCAGCCGGGCTGCTCCTCCTCGGCCTCGCCGTCAACACGCTCTCGAAGATGCGCCAGCAACGCTTGGCGCGGCCGCGCTACAGGAACTCGATATAG
- a CDS encoding molybdopterin oxidoreductase family protein produces the protein MPPEIRHSACPHDCPSTCALEVEKLDDFTIGRIRGARDNSYTAGVICAKVARYAERLHHPGRLLQPLQRTGIKGDGEFRPISWEAALDEVGDALLRAEQRHGAETVWPYYFAGTMGLLMRDGINRLRNAKGYSLFHTTICVNMAWLGFEAGAGKLQGVDPREMAESDLVIIWGTNAAATQVNVMHHAIQARKKRGAKIVVIDPYLNATARQADMHLCVRPGTDGALACAVMHVLFRDGYADWDYMERYADAPHELEAHLKTRDPAWAAAITGLSVEEIETFAKMVGTTKRTYFRLGFGFTRSRNGPVNMHAALSIATVTGAWQYEGGGAFKNNEGIYPWDKTLIEGLDLKDPSVRMLDQSRIGAILLGDKRDLGDGPPVTALLIQNTNPMMVAPDLNKVHAGFAREDLFTCVHEQLLTDTAKMADIVLPATAFLEHADLYQGGGHPHVQLGPKIVEPPGEARDNHYVICEIAKRLGAEHPGFAMTGDEVLTETLRVSGFPDLATLEDMRWIDCRPKYEEAHYQNGFAHADGKFHFRPNWAEFAPIAGTTAGCAHGKADATGMPEFPDHWAVIEETSNELPFRLVTAPARNFLNSSFTETPTSRQRERRPSVMLHPKDAKKLGIQDGQRVRLANERGEVILAAELFSGLQRGVLVVESIWPNDAFEGGIGINALTGADPVKPIGGAAFHDNAVSLAPAPAIANATAK, from the coding sequence ATGCCGCCCGAAATTCGCCACAGCGCCTGCCCGCATGACTGCCCTTCCACCTGTGCGCTGGAAGTAGAGAAGCTCGACGATTTCACCATCGGACGTATCCGCGGCGCGCGCGACAACAGCTATACCGCCGGCGTCATTTGCGCCAAGGTCGCGCGCTATGCCGAGCGTCTGCACCATCCCGGCCGCCTGTTGCAGCCCTTACAGCGCACCGGCATCAAGGGCGACGGCGAATTCCGCCCGATATCGTGGGAAGCGGCGCTCGACGAGGTGGGAGATGCGTTGTTGCGCGCCGAGCAACGCCATGGCGCAGAAACGGTGTGGCCGTATTATTTTGCCGGCACCATGGGACTTTTGATGCGCGACGGCATTAACCGTTTGCGCAACGCCAAGGGCTATTCGCTGTTCCACACCACCATCTGCGTCAACATGGCGTGGCTCGGCTTTGAAGCTGGCGCCGGCAAGCTGCAAGGCGTCGATCCACGCGAAATGGCAGAATCGGACCTGGTGATCATATGGGGCACCAATGCCGCGGCGACGCAGGTCAACGTCATGCACCATGCCATCCAGGCACGCAAAAAACGCGGCGCGAAGATCGTCGTTATCGACCCCTATCTCAATGCGACCGCGCGCCAGGCAGATATGCATCTTTGCGTTCGCCCCGGCACTGACGGCGCGCTTGCCTGTGCGGTGATGCATGTGCTGTTCCGCGATGGGTATGCGGACTGGGATTATATGGAGCGCTATGCCGACGCGCCGCATGAGTTGGAAGCGCATTTGAAAACCCGTGACCCCGCATGGGCGGCGGCAATCACCGGGCTTTCAGTGGAGGAGATCGAGACCTTCGCCAAAATGGTCGGGACGACGAAACGCACCTATTTCCGCCTCGGCTTCGGTTTTACGCGCAGCCGAAATGGGCCGGTCAACATGCACGCAGCGTTGTCGATCGCCACGGTCACAGGTGCCTGGCAATATGAGGGCGGCGGCGCTTTTAAGAATAATGAAGGCATCTATCCATGGGATAAAACGCTGATAGAAGGGCTGGATCTCAAAGACCCCTCGGTTCGCATGCTCGATCAATCGCGGATCGGCGCAATCTTGCTAGGCGACAAACGCGATCTCGGCGACGGCCCGCCAGTAACCGCGCTCTTGATCCAGAACACCAACCCGATGATGGTGGCGCCTGACCTCAACAAGGTCCATGCCGGTTTCGCGCGCGAGGATTTGTTTACCTGCGTGCATGAGCAATTGCTCACCGACACCGCCAAGATGGCCGATATCGTTCTGCCGGCAACGGCGTTTTTAGAACATGCCGATCTTTATCAGGGCGGCGGGCACCCGCATGTTCAGCTCGGGCCGAAGATCGTCGAGCCGCCGGGCGAGGCGCGCGACAACCATTATGTCATTTGCGAAATCGCCAAGCGCCTGGGCGCTGAGCACCCGGGCTTCGCGATGACGGGTGACGAGGTTTTGACGGAAACACTGCGTGTCTCAGGCTTCCCCGACTTGGCGACGCTTGAAGACATGCGCTGGATCGATTGCCGGCCCAAATATGAAGAGGCGCATTATCAGAACGGCTTTGCCCATGCCGACGGCAAGTTCCACTTTCGTCCCAACTGGGCGGAATTTGCCCCCATCGCCGGGACCACGGCGGGGTGCGCCCATGGCAAGGCTGACGCCACGGGGATGCCGGAATTTCCCGATCATTGGGCGGTGATCGAAGAAACCAGCAACGAGCTACCGTTCCGACTGGTCACTGCACCGGCGCGCAATTTTCTCAATTCGTCTTTTACCGAGACGCCGACCTCGCGGCAGCGCGAGCGCCGACCGAGTGTGATGCTGCACCCAAAAGACGCCAAAAAACTCGGCATCCAAGACGGTCAACGCGTGCGCCTCGCCAACGAGCGCGGCGAAGTTATCCTCGCCGCCGAGCTATTTTCAGGCCTACAGCGCGGCGTGTTGGTGGTCGAGAGTATTTGGCCGAACGACGCCTTCGAGGGCGGCATCGGCATCAATGCGCTGACCGGCGCCGATCCGGTCAAGCCGATCGGCGGCGCGGCATTTCACGACAATGCGGTGAGCCTCGCCCCTGCCCCTGCCATCGCCAACGCCACCGCCAAATGA
- a CDS encoding alpha/beta fold hydrolase, with translation MSDYEVFEADQVRLQSGATLRGAKLAYKTYGSLNAAKDNVIIQPTWYSGNHNDVEWSIGPDMALNPEKYFIIVPNLLGNGLSSSPSNTPAPYDKARFPNCTMYDNVRLQHRMVTETFGIEKIKLVTGWSMGAAQTYQWGCLYPDMVERIAPTCGAAKCSRHNFVFLEGVKAALTADGAWQHGWYDSPPTTGLRAMARVYAGWGFSQAFYRVEEDLKLGFSSLEDFLIAFWEGFFIHKDANNLLALLWTWQYADISNNELFGGDFDKALGAIKAKAIVMPGRTDLYFPPEDNEYEVSKMPNAELRVFESIYGHFASSALNADDVKFQNDALNDLLAS, from the coding sequence ATGAGCGATTATGAAGTTTTCGAAGCGGATCAGGTGCGCCTGCAAAGCGGCGCCACATTGCGCGGCGCCAAATTGGCCTACAAGACCTATGGCAGCCTGAACGCGGCCAAGGACAATGTCATCATTCAGCCGACCTGGTATTCCGGCAATCACAATGATGTCGAGTGGTCGATCGGCCCAGACATGGCGCTCAATCCGGAAAAATACTTCATCATCGTTCCCAATCTGCTGGGCAACGGCCTATCATCTTCGCCGAGCAACACGCCGGCGCCCTATGACAAAGCGCGGTTTCCCAATTGCACGATGTACGACAATGTCCGCCTGCAACATCGCATGGTGACCGAAACCTTCGGCATTGAAAAAATCAAATTGGTGACCGGCTGGTCGATGGGCGCGGCGCAAACCTACCAATGGGGCTGCCTTTATCCCGACATGGTGGAGCGCATTGCGCCGACCTGCGGCGCGGCCAAATGCTCGCGCCATAACTTCGTCTTCCTCGAAGGGGTCAAGGCGGCGCTGACGGCGGATGGCGCCTGGCAGCATGGCTGGTACGATTCACCGCCGACCACTGGCCTGCGCGCTATGGCGCGGGTCTATGCCGGCTGGGGTTTCTCGCAGGCATTCTACCGCGTCGAAGAGGATCTCAAGCTCGGATTTTCATCGCTTGAGGATTTTCTCATCGCGTTTTGGGAAGGTTTCTTTATCCATAAGGACGCCAACAATCTGCTCGCCCTGCTGTGGACCTGGCAATATGCCGATATCAGCAACAATGAGCTATTCGGCGGCGATTTCGATAAGGCGCTCGGCGCCATCAAGGCCAAGGCGATCGTCATGCCCGGGCGGACCGATCTCTATTTCCCGCCGGAAGACAATGAATATGAAGTGAGCAAGATGCCAAACGCCGAGCTGCGCGTGTTCGAATCGATCTATGGGCATTTTGCGTCGAGTGCGCTCAACGCCGACGACGTTAAGTTCCAGAACGACGCCCTCAACGACCTATTGGCAAGTTAG